In Marixanthomonas ophiurae, one genomic interval encodes:
- a CDS encoding iron-containing alcohol dehydrogenase gives MNNFEFKNPTKIIFGKDTIEKLSQEVPQDAKVLMLYGGGSIKKNGIYEQVKNALTDVEVVEFGGIPANPEYEILLEALQVIKEENITYLLAVGGGSVIDGTKFLSSAALYEGDTPWDILVNKIRTEKGMPFGTVLTLPATGSEMNSGAVITREETKEKLGMGGPGLFPQFSILDPQVITSIPQRQLANGLTDAFTHVLEQYMTYPVGGLLQDRFAESILQTLIEVAPKVVEDPSNYEAASNFMWSCTLALNGLIQQGVPGDWAVHMMGHELTALFGIDHARTLAVVTPSHYKYNFEAKKEKLAQYAERVWNITEGSQEGKAYAAIEKTEAFFHQLGIGTKLSDYTSDYKGTAEKIAKRFTDRGWDGIGEKQALTPKDAEKIVKMTY, from the coding sequence ATGAACAATTTTGAATTTAAAAATCCAACCAAAATTATCTTTGGAAAGGACACCATTGAGAAACTGAGTCAAGAAGTGCCTCAAGATGCTAAGGTACTGATGCTTTACGGAGGCGGAAGCATTAAGAAAAACGGAATCTACGAACAAGTTAAAAATGCCTTAACCGATGTAGAAGTAGTAGAATTTGGTGGCATTCCTGCCAATCCTGAATATGAAATATTATTAGAAGCCTTACAAGTTATTAAAGAAGAAAACATTACCTACTTACTAGCTGTTGGTGGGGGTTCGGTTATTGATGGAACCAAATTTCTATCCTCTGCAGCATTGTATGAAGGTGATACGCCTTGGGATATTTTAGTTAATAAAATTAGAACGGAGAAAGGAATGCCTTTCGGAACCGTTTTAACCTTACCGGCTACCGGTTCTGAAATGAATTCGGGAGCTGTAATTACCAGAGAAGAAACAAAAGAAAAATTAGGAATGGGCGGTCCTGGCTTGTTTCCACAGTTTTCAATCTTAGATCCGCAAGTAATAACGTCTATTCCGCAACGTCAATTAGCAAATGGGTTAACCGATGCTTTTACACACGTTTTAGAACAGTATATGACGTATCCTGTAGGAGGGTTGTTACAAGATCGTTTCGCTGAAAGTATTTTACAAACCTTAATTGAAGTAGCACCTAAAGTAGTAGAAGATCCTTCTAATTACGAAGCAGCTTCCAATTTTATGTGGAGTTGTACGCTGGCTCTAAATGGATTGATTCAACAAGGAGTTCCCGGCGATTGGGCGGTACATATGATGGGGCACGAATTAACAGCCTTATTTGGTATCGACCATGCAAGAACATTGGCAGTAGTAACACCAAGCCATTATAAATACAATTTTGAAGCTAAAAAAGAGAAGTTAGCTCAGTATGCAGAACGTGTTTGGAATATAACCGAAGGAAGTCAAGAAGGAAAAGCATACGCTGCTATTGAAAAAACCGAAGCATTTTTTCACCAATTAGGGATTGGCACCAAATTATCTGATTACACGTCTGACTATAAGGGTACTGCCGAGAAAATAGCAAAACGTTTCACAGATAGAGGATGGGATGGTATTGGAGAAAAGCAAGCGCTAACTCCAAAAGATGCAGAGAAAATTGTAAAAATGACATATTAG
- a CDS encoding YqaE/Pmp3 family membrane protein produces the protein MSLLTIILNILLPPVAVFMKHGVGTTLLISIILTLIGWLPGVIHAFIVND, from the coding sequence ATGTCATTACTTACTATTATTTTAAATATTCTCTTACCACCTGTTGCTGTTTTTATGAAACATGGGGTAGGAACTACCTTGCTTATCAGTATTATATTAACTCTTATTGGCTGGTTACCCGGTGTCATCCACGCATTTATAGTGAATGATTAA
- a CDS encoding phage tail protein has product MMPDDKTYPPLNMHFKVQFDSKKFKLDYRFQSVQGLQVRISKNEHNREKHTKFENIILKRAYQPNSKLIEWCMDAINNHKKQPQNLTIKLLNAKEKLVSAWKIEQALPVGWGVEELHAQDTKILIECIELEYKYFQVVDSKGTIIAPVDTE; this is encoded by the coding sequence ATGATGCCAGACGACAAAACATATCCGCCGTTAAACATGCATTTCAAGGTTCAGTTTGACAGCAAAAAGTTCAAACTAGATTATCGGTTTCAATCGGTACAAGGGTTACAGGTTAGAATTTCTAAAAATGAACATAATAGGGAAAAGCACACAAAATTTGAAAATATCATTCTAAAGCGAGCGTATCAACCCAATTCCAAATTGATTGAATGGTGTATGGATGCTATCAACAATCATAAGAAACAACCCCAAAACCTAACCATTAAACTTTTAAACGCCAAAGAAAAGCTAGTAAGTGCCTGGAAAATTGAACAAGCCCTTCCGGTAGGTTGGGGTGTAGAAGAATTGCACGCGCAAGACACAAAAATATTGATTGAATGTATAGAATTGGAATACAAATATTTCCAGGTAGTGGACAGCAAAGGGACTATTATTGCGCCTGTTGATACTGAATAG
- a CDS encoding cold-shock protein, with protein MSKGTVKFFNDTKGFGFITEEGVEKDHFVHISGLIDEIREGDEVEFDLQEGNKGLNAVNVKVI; from the coding sequence ATGAGTAAAGGAACAGTAAAATTTTTCAACGACACTAAAGGTTTTGGATTCATCACTGAAGAAGGAGTTGAAAAAGATCACTTTGTACACATTTCTGGATTAATCGATGAGATTAGAGAAGGTGACGAAGTAGAATTTGACCTACAAGAAGGAAACAAAGGATTAAACGCAGTAAACGTAAAAGTGATCTAA
- a CDS encoding DEAD/DEAH box helicase, giving the protein MSNQFKSQQEILAKLGITDLNPMQEKALSAIAANSNSVLLSPTGTGKTVAFLLPTLDALDVASDTVQLLILVPSRELAIQIEQVIREMGSGFKANAVYGGRPFSKDKVELAHTPAIVIGTPGRVADHLRRETFGVDNIKTIVLDEFDKSLEIGFETEMREIIEHLPAIEKRILTSATQGIEIPEFAGVQNPKVIDYLGTKTNNLAIKKVEAPQKDKIQTLVNLLHNIGNQPGIIFCNFKDTIQFVSDALKDNNIPHGCFHGDLEQLDRERALIKFRNGTHQIIIATDLAARGLDIPELNFIIHYQLPLKAEEFTHRNGRTARMNAEGTAYVLQWKHENTPSFITTSDVVKLKSKQTTIQSPWATLYISGGRKDKISKGDLAGLFFKQGKLKGDEVGVIELKQDCAFVAIPKHKVASVIQKTNNTRLKKKKVRISELR; this is encoded by the coding sequence ATGTCAAACCAATTTAAGTCTCAACAGGAAATATTAGCAAAATTAGGCATTACAGACCTAAATCCTATGCAGGAAAAAGCACTCTCAGCTATTGCTGCAAACTCAAATAGCGTTTTGTTATCTCCAACAGGAACGGGTAAAACGGTTGCTTTTTTATTACCTACACTCGATGCTTTGGATGTAGCTAGTGATACCGTACAGCTTCTTATTTTGGTTCCTTCCCGTGAATTGGCGATACAAATAGAGCAGGTGATACGCGAAATGGGTTCTGGTTTTAAAGCCAATGCCGTTTATGGAGGTAGACCTTTTTCGAAGGATAAAGTGGAGTTAGCACACACACCAGCCATCGTCATTGGTACACCAGGACGGGTGGCAGATCATTTGCGACGAGAAACGTTTGGAGTCGATAACATTAAAACCATCGTTTTAGATGAGTTTGATAAATCGTTGGAAATTGGTTTTGAAACCGAAATGCGTGAAATTATTGAACACCTCCCTGCCATTGAAAAACGTATTTTAACGTCGGCAACACAAGGAATTGAAATTCCGGAGTTTGCTGGGGTGCAGAATCCAAAGGTGATTGATTACTTGGGGACGAAAACAAATAACTTAGCTATTAAAAAAGTAGAAGCCCCACAAAAAGATAAAATACAAACTTTGGTAAACCTACTACACAATATAGGCAACCAACCCGGGATTATTTTCTGTAATTTTAAAGACACCATACAGTTTGTAAGCGATGCTTTAAAAGACAATAACATTCCGCATGGGTGTTTTCATGGTGACTTGGAACAGCTAGACCGAGAACGGGCCTTGATAAAATTTAGAAACGGAACCCACCAAATAATTATTGCAACAGACCTTGCTGCACGCGGTTTGGACATTCCAGAACTTAACTTTATTATACACTACCAATTACCCTTAAAAGCCGAGGAATTTACCCATAGAAATGGTAGAACAGCCCGAATGAATGCAGAAGGCACCGCCTATGTATTGCAGTGGAAACACGAAAATACTCCTAGTTTTATCACAACGTCTGATGTAGTAAAATTAAAGAGCAAGCAAACCACTATTCAATCGCCTTGGGCTACATTATATATTTCTGGTGGTCGAAAGGATAAAATCTCAAAAGGGGATCTTGCCGGTCTATTTTTTAAGCAAGGAAAATTAAAGGGTGATGAAGTTGGCGTTATCGAGCTAAAACAAGACTGTGCCTTTGTTGCCATACCCAAACATAAAGTGGCGAGCGTTATTCAAAAAACAAATAATACGCGGTTAAAAAAGAAAAAGGTGCGGATTTCAGAACTACGATAG
- a CDS encoding type 1 glutamine amidotransferase domain-containing protein, translated as MKFLKSVLIICTLVVVSSCKDNQNKNTSEKISEEHVTSKKENDMKILFVLTSHDQLGDTGNKTGFWIEEFANPYYSLLDKGADITLATPKGGEAPIDPSSDTPDASTEDTKRYKNDAEAQKKIKNTKVLADMNAADFDAVFYPGGHGPLWDLANDKNSIALIEKFNSQDKPVAFVCHAPAALKGVKNEDGTPLVKGKKVTGFTNTEEAAVQLTEVVPFLVEDMLKENGGIYSKKEDWAAYALEDGNLITGQNPASSELVAEMLLKQLN; from the coding sequence ATGAAATTTCTGAAGTCAGTACTAATTATATGTACTCTGGTTGTCGTTTCAAGTTGTAAGGACAATCAAAATAAGAATACTTCTGAAAAAATTTCAGAAGAACACGTAACATCAAAAAAAGAAAACGATATGAAAATATTATTTGTATTAACGTCTCACGATCAATTAGGAGACACAGGAAACAAAACAGGCTTTTGGATTGAAGAATTTGCAAATCCATATTACAGTCTATTAGATAAAGGAGCTGATATTACATTGGCAACCCCAAAAGGTGGGGAAGCACCAATAGACCCAAGTAGTGATACTCCAGATGCTAGTACGGAAGATACGAAGCGTTATAAAAACGATGCCGAAGCACAGAAGAAAATTAAAAACACAAAGGTGTTGGCAGATATGAATGCAGCTGATTTTGATGCTGTATTTTATCCAGGAGGTCACGGTCCATTATGGGATTTGGCAAACGATAAAAACTCCATTGCCTTAATTGAAAAGTTTAATAGTCAAGACAAACCAGTAGCTTTTGTATGTCATGCACCAGCTGCGTTAAAGGGCGTAAAAAATGAAGATGGCACACCATTGGTAAAAGGTAAAAAAGTAACCGGTTTTACAAATACGGAAGAAGCTGCTGTACAACTTACCGAAGTGGTACCCTTTTTAGTGGAAGATATGCTAAAAGAAAATGGCGGAATCTACTCTAAAAAAGAAGATTGGGCAGCGTACGCTTTAGAAGATGGTAACTTAATTACCGGTCAAAACCCTGCTTCATCTGAATTAGTGGCTGAAATGTTATTAAAACAGTTGAACTAA
- a CDS encoding KTSC domain-containing protein, whose translation MKRIKEYSTLFGVEKEIDLKLLKKSYRDLVKQWHPDKFQDGDPMQEEAELQSRHIIDGYHFLVSMAPETKEKNLPAYTETITNAAIADYQHKGLLLEVFFTDGNTYEYFGVTKSVYLKMINAGNLNRFAKRNIYPKYTYRKSKRTLEEA comes from the coding sequence ATGAAGCGCATAAAAGAGTACAGTACATTATTTGGAGTAGAGAAAGAAATCGACCTTAAACTCCTTAAAAAAAGCTACCGAGACCTAGTAAAACAATGGCATCCAGATAAATTTCAAGATGGAGATCCCATGCAAGAAGAAGCAGAGCTTCAAAGCCGTCATATTATAGATGGGTATCACTTTTTAGTGAGTATGGCTCCTGAGACTAAAGAAAAAAACCTACCTGCTTATACCGAAACGATTACCAACGCTGCCATTGCAGATTACCAACACAAAGGACTATTGTTAGAGGTTTTCTTTACAGATGGGAATACGTATGAATATTTTGGGGTTACAAAATCTGTTTACCTTAAAATGATAAACGCCGGGAACCTGAATCGTTTTGCAAAACGGAATATTTATCCAAAATATACCTATAGAAAATCGAAACGAACTCTTGAAGAAGCATAG
- a CDS encoding DEAD/DEAH box helicase — translation MSTTFSNLGVATSLVKGLEALDITRPTSIQEKALPVILDQKEDVVALAKTGTGKTAAFGLPLLQLIDVDNKDVQAVILAPTRELGQQIFKNLGDFAAYTPNVSIAAICGGIPIKPQIERLKEDTHIIVATPGRLIDLLKRDALSIKNTNYLVLDEADEMVTALKDGLDTIVAALPKKRRTLLFTATMPGTIKQLVQNYMSKHVVHIEADMETVGHQGIDHQYVVVEPIEKLEVLLHFLNTKQGERGIIFCKTKAAVNKLAKKLAINKFSSGALHGSLTQGIRDRIMGQFREGHINILVATDLAARGIDVKEIAYVVQYHLPDTYDAYVHRSGRTARAGAKGLSLSVIQEEEVLDIPDLEQELGITFSEMKKADAAAIEENNALLWARRIFKTKPNKDISEAFKTKIKTVFHHLTKEELIEKIIADHVNQTSKLNIPTEAPKRKKKKKK, via the coding sequence ATGAGTACTACATTTTCAAATTTAGGCGTAGCTACTTCTTTAGTAAAGGGGTTAGAAGCGTTGGATATTACACGTCCAACGAGCATTCAAGAAAAGGCGCTACCCGTTATTTTAGATCAAAAAGAAGATGTAGTAGCATTGGCAAAAACGGGTACTGGAAAAACAGCCGCTTTTGGGTTGCCTTTACTACAACTTATAGATGTAGATAATAAAGACGTTCAGGCAGTAATTTTAGCTCCAACTCGAGAACTTGGTCAACAAATTTTTAAAAACTTAGGTGATTTTGCAGCGTATACTCCAAACGTTTCCATCGCGGCTATTTGTGGTGGTATTCCTATAAAGCCTCAAATTGAGCGCTTAAAAGAAGACACCCATATTATTGTTGCCACACCAGGACGTTTGATTGATTTATTAAAGCGGGACGCGCTTTCCATTAAAAACACAAACTATCTTGTGCTAGATGAAGCAGACGAAATGGTCACCGCTTTAAAAGACGGACTGGATACCATCGTTGCTGCATTGCCTAAAAAGAGGAGAACCCTACTTTTTACGGCTACCATGCCGGGTACTATTAAACAACTGGTTCAAAACTATATGTCTAAACATGTGGTGCATATCGAAGCCGATATGGAAACGGTTGGGCATCAAGGGATCGACCATCAATACGTTGTGGTAGAACCTATTGAAAAATTAGAAGTGTTGCTACATTTCTTAAACACCAAGCAAGGAGAACGAGGGATTATTTTTTGTAAAACCAAAGCTGCCGTTAATAAACTAGCAAAAAAGCTAGCTATTAATAAGTTTTCTTCAGGTGCTTTGCACGGAAGCTTAACACAAGGCATTCGTGACCGGATTATGGGACAATTCCGGGAAGGGCATATTAATATTTTGGTAGCCACCGATCTCGCTGCTCGTGGGATTGATGTAAAAGAAATAGCATATGTAGTTCAATATCATCTACCTGACACCTACGATGCGTATGTTCACCGAAGTGGCCGTACCGCAAGGGCAGGGGCGAAGGGCCTTTCTTTAAGTGTTATACAAGAAGAGGAAGTATTAGACATTCCAGATTTAGAACAAGAATTAGGGATTACTTTTTCTGAAATGAAAAAAGCCGATGCAGCCGCTATTGAAGAAAATAATGCGCTACTGTGGGCTAGAAGAATTTTTAAAACGAAACCAAATAAAGATATCTCCGAAGCTTTTAAAACAAAAATTAAAACCGTCTTTCATCATCTTACCAAAGAGGAGTTAATTGAAAAAATTATCGCAGACCACGTAAACCAAACTTCAAAATTAAATATACCAACTGAAGCTCCAAAAAGGAAAAAGAAAAAAAAGAAGTAG
- a CDS encoding phage tail protein, whose amino-acid sequence MEEIPLVNFHFSVDWGGTKIGFTEVTGLDMEYEVLEYRHGASPEFSTQKLPGLTKYNDIVLKRGVLSGDNELFEWFNGFRLSKERRDITISLLDESHEPTAVWKVQYAWPVSIKYSKLHSTKTEIFIERMELAHEGIVVINGNSDT is encoded by the coding sequence ATGGAAGAAATACCACTAGTCAATTTTCATTTTTCGGTAGATTGGGGAGGTACAAAAATAGGTTTTACCGAAGTTACCGGTCTTGATATGGAATATGAAGTCCTAGAGTACCGTCACGGAGCCAGTCCAGAATTTTCTACTCAAAAACTACCGGGCCTCACAAAATATAATGATATCGTATTGAAAAGAGGAGTTTTAAGTGGCGATAATGAACTCTTTGAGTGGTTTAACGGTTTTAGGCTTAGCAAGGAAAGACGGGATATTACTATTAGTCTATTAGACGAATCACATGAACCTACAGCTGTATGGAAAGTACAATATGCCTGGCCAGTTTCTATAAAATACTCCAAACTTCATTCAACAAAAACCGAAATCTTTATCGAACGGATGGAATTGGCTCATGAAGGTATTGTAGTGATAAACGGCAATAGTGATACATGA
- a CDS encoding MFS transporter — translation MKEYFYFLRGNFKKVSFGWLLTFLSSFGQTFLISLYVPEIVKAFDITEGTFGAIYAACTVAASIIMLTVGHTVDHKPVKKVTAFTVISLGLSSILLGFSYHIAVLFIALMGLRLCGQGLMSHISMTVISKYFDKNRGKALSISSLGYSMGEAIFPIIITSIIAFYNWRIAAIISGVALLLYLIRLKFTNLLDFDKQLSPEGKPSTWSLIKDYKSVVFDRRFGIMMPASFILSFTNTAIFFYQYVFVEDKGWSPQLYATFFTVYAVARFLFSLFGGTWVDKFSAKKMFRLYLIPLSLGLIPFALMDSILGALLFLITAGITTGMAGTVKTSLIAEIYGTEKMGAIRSVFTMFMVISTALGPLLVGFLIDGGVSFSTIILMLFAAMFLVVLNSQRIKNVTKKISL, via the coding sequence TTGAAGGAATATTTCTATTTTTTACGCGGAAATTTTAAGAAAGTTAGTTTCGGCTGGTTGCTTACTTTTCTATCGAGCTTTGGACAAACGTTTCTTATCTCGTTGTATGTCCCTGAAATTGTAAAAGCTTTTGATATTACTGAAGGTACTTTTGGGGCAATATATGCTGCATGTACAGTAGCTGCTTCTATAATCATGCTTACTGTTGGCCATACCGTAGACCACAAACCAGTTAAAAAAGTAACTGCTTTTACCGTAATTAGTTTGGGTTTATCGAGTATTTTATTGGGGTTTTCGTATCACATTGCAGTACTTTTTATAGCCTTAATGGGCTTACGGCTATGTGGTCAAGGTTTAATGAGTCATATTAGTATGACCGTAATTTCAAAGTATTTTGACAAAAATCGGGGGAAAGCACTTAGTATTTCTTCCCTTGGTTACTCAATGGGAGAAGCTATTTTTCCTATCATAATCACCTCCATTATCGCTTTCTACAATTGGAGAATAGCTGCAATTATAAGTGGGGTTGCCCTTCTACTCTATTTAATACGATTAAAATTCACTAATTTATTAGATTTTGACAAGCAGCTTTCCCCGGAAGGAAAACCTTCTACTTGGTCGCTGATAAAAGATTATAAAAGCGTGGTTTTCGATAGGCGGTTTGGTATTATGATGCCAGCCAGTTTTATTCTAAGTTTTACCAATACCGCTATTTTCTTTTACCAATATGTGTTTGTGGAAGACAAAGGGTGGTCGCCTCAACTGTATGCCACTTTTTTTACTGTGTATGCCGTTGCTAGATTTCTATTTTCCCTTTTTGGCGGTACTTGGGTAGATAAATTTAGTGCTAAAAAAATGTTTCGATTGTACCTTATTCCGCTAAGTTTAGGGCTTATTCCTTTTGCTTTAATGGATAGCATTCTTGGAGCACTTTTATTCTTAATCACCGCCGGAATCACTACTGGAATGGCTGGAACCGTTAAAACGTCACTGATTGCCGAAATTTACGGTACCGAAAAAATGGGTGCAATTCGCAGTGTTTTCACCATGTTTATGGTCATTAGTACGGCTTTAGGGCCTTTACTGGTTGGTTTTTTAATAGACGGCGGAGTATCTTTTAGTACTATTATCTTAATGCTTTTCGCAGCTATGTTCCTTGTAGTACTCAACTCACAACGGATTAAAAATGTAACGAAAAAGATTTCACTTTAA
- a CDS encoding catalase encodes MKKKKQDSETKKISDLKKSQKDPSGKPLTTNQGLKVNDTNNSLKAGERGATLLEDFLLREKITNFDHERIPERIVHARGSGAHGYFELYESIEQYSKAGIFTDTKRKTPVFVRFSTVAGSKGSPDLARDVRGFAVKFYTEEGTWDLVGNNMPIFFIQDAMKFPDLVHSVKPEPNNEIPQAASAHDTFYDFVSHTTETLHNHIWAMSDRAIPRSFRMMEGFGIHTFRLINKKGEAHFVKFHWKPTLGVHSVTWEEAVKMNGADADFHRRDLWEAIDAGQYPEWELGIQIVPEEDEHKYDFDLLDPTKLIPEELVPVQKIGKMTLNRNPENFFAETEQVAFLPGHIVPGIDFTNDPLLQGRLFSYRDTQLSRLGSPNFHQIPINRPITETHNNQRDGHMQTEIPKGQTAYFPNTLGGGCPHLSKMAEGAFDSYEERIDAKKIRTRSDSFSDHFSQPALFYRSLADWEQEHVAGAYTFELGKCKQDHIKERMLWLINQIDEDLAKKVAEGLGMKVPKKIDQPINQAIGADADVKKHQPGKKKMYLDKAPALSMANTKFDSIATRQIAVLVADGFSMKNLKSTKKALENDGAMMKLIAPQGGTITCDENMEHKVDAAIMTTESVLFDAVYIPGGKKSVKELMKQAKFMKFVNEAFKHCKAIAADDEGEELLDATFVADHKDDTAVHINKKVEAFKKSIANHRNWDRRKVTDSIPV; translated from the coding sequence ATGAAAAAGAAAAAGCAAGATTCCGAAACAAAGAAAATTTCAGATTTAAAAAAGAGTCAAAAAGACCCTTCTGGAAAACCTTTGACTACCAATCAAGGATTAAAAGTAAACGATACAAACAATTCGCTGAAAGCAGGGGAACGGGGTGCCACATTATTAGAAGACTTTCTCTTACGGGAGAAAATAACTAATTTTGACCATGAACGAATTCCTGAACGTATAGTTCATGCTAGAGGAAGTGGAGCTCACGGTTATTTCGAATTATACGAAAGCATTGAACAATACAGTAAAGCCGGTATTTTTACCGATACCAAAAGAAAAACACCAGTATTTGTACGTTTTTCAACCGTAGCAGGCTCTAAAGGTTCGCCAGATTTAGCCCGTGATGTACGAGGTTTTGCCGTTAAATTTTATACCGAAGAAGGAACGTGGGATTTAGTAGGAAACAACATGCCTATTTTCTTCATTCAAGATGCCATGAAGTTTCCAGATCTTGTTCATTCAGTAAAACCAGAGCCTAATAACGAAATTCCGCAGGCAGCATCTGCACACGATACATTTTACGATTTTGTTTCTCATACTACAGAAACGCTCCACAATCATATTTGGGCGATGAGCGACCGTGCCATCCCGCGTAGTTTTCGTATGATGGAAGGCTTTGGGATTCATACATTTCGTTTAATTAATAAAAAAGGGGAAGCTCATTTTGTAAAATTTCACTGGAAACCTACACTTGGTGTACATTCCGTTACATGGGAAGAGGCTGTTAAAATGAATGGAGCCGATGCCGATTTCCATCGCCGCGACCTTTGGGAGGCCATTGATGCCGGACAGTATCCCGAATGGGAATTAGGAATTCAAATCGTTCCCGAGGAAGATGAACACAAATACGATTTTGATTTGCTGGATCCTACTAAGTTAATTCCTGAAGAACTAGTTCCCGTTCAGAAAATTGGAAAAATGACGTTGAATAGAAATCCAGAGAATTTCTTTGCTGAAACAGAGCAGGTAGCGTTTTTACCAGGCCACATTGTTCCTGGTATCGATTTTACAAACGATCCGTTGCTACAAGGTCGCTTGTTTTCGTACCGTGACACACAGCTTTCTCGCTTAGGAAGTCCTAATTTTCATCAAATACCGATTAACCGTCCTATTACCGAAACCCATAACAACCAGCGGGACGGTCATATGCAAACAGAGATTCCTAAAGGACAAACCGCTTATTTTCCAAATACATTAGGTGGAGGTTGCCCGCATTTATCTAAAATGGCAGAAGGTGCATTTGATTCGTATGAAGAACGCATTGATGCCAAAAAAATTAGAACCCGAAGCGATAGCTTTAGTGATCATTTTTCACAACCCGCTTTATTTTATAGAAGTCTTGCAGACTGGGAACAAGAACACGTTGCCGGTGCTTACACCTTCGAATTAGGCAAGTGCAAGCAAGACCATATTAAAGAACGAATGTTGTGGCTTATCAACCAGATAGATGAAGATTTGGCTAAAAAAGTAGCAGAAGGTCTGGGAATGAAAGTACCAAAAAAGATTGATCAACCTATTAATCAAGCCATAGGAGCTGATGCAGACGTAAAGAAACATCAACCAGGTAAAAAGAAAATGTATCTTGATAAAGCACCCGCTTTAAGTATGGCAAATACCAAATTTGATAGTATTGCAACGCGACAAATTGCTGTATTGGTGGCAGATGGTTTTAGTATGAAAAACTTAAAAAGCACTAAGAAAGCCTTAGAAAATGATGGAGCTATGATGAAGCTGATAGCTCCCCAAGGAGGAACTATTACCTGCGATGAAAACATGGAGCACAAAGTAGATGCTGCTATTATGACAACTGAAAGTGTGCTGTTCGATGCGGTTTATATCCCCGGAGGAAAGAAATCTGTAAAAGAATTGATGAAGCAGGCAAAATTTATGAAGTTTGTAAATGAAGCTTTTAAACATTGTAAAGCCATAGCAGCAGATGATGAGGGCGAAGAATTATTAGACGCTACCTTTGTAGCAGACCATAAAGATGATACTGCAGTGCATATTAATAAAAAAGTGGAAGCTTTTAAAAAGAGTATTGCAAATCATAGAAACTGGGATAGAAGAAAGGTAACCGATTCCATTCCAGTATAG
- a CDS encoding nitroreductase family protein, translated as MELLENLKWRYATKAMSGEKVDQDKVDRIIEAARLAPTSSGLQPFEIIVVKNQEVKKKIKTIAWNQPIITDCSHLLVFAAWDTYTAERINYMFDLTNEIRGFKNEGWENYRQMLLDSYPQKDAEENFNHAAKQAYIAFSQAIAAAAFEKVDATPVEGFDPDAVDEILGLREKGLRSAVLLPIGYRQEENDWLANLVKVRKSTEDLVTVIE; from the coding sequence ATGGAGTTATTAGAGAATTTAAAGTGGAGATACGCTACAAAAGCGATGAGTGGTGAAAAGGTAGATCAAGATAAAGTTGACCGAATTATAGAAGCAGCGCGTTTAGCTCCAACTTCTAGCGGTTTACAACCTTTTGAAATCATTGTGGTAAAAAACCAAGAAGTGAAAAAGAAAATTAAAACAATTGCGTGGAATCAACCCATTATAACCGATTGTTCTCACTTGTTAGTTTTTGCCGCTTGGGATACCTACACAGCAGAGCGTATCAACTATATGTTCGATTTAACAAACGAAATTAGAGGGTTTAAAAACGAAGGTTGGGAAAACTACAGACAAATGTTGTTAGATTCCTACCCACAAAAAGATGCTGAAGAAAATTTTAATCACGCTGCCAAACAAGCATATATAGCTTTTTCACAAGCAATTGCTGCAGCGGCTTTTGAAAAAGTAGATGCCACACCGGTAGAAGGATTTGATCCGGATGCGGTAGATGAAATTTTAGGATTAAGAGAAAAAGGGCTTCGTAGTGCGGTATTATTACCTATTGGGTATCGTCAAGAAGAAAACGATTGGTTGGCAAACCTAGTGAAAGTGAGAAAAAGCACTGAAGACCTAGTAACAGTAATTGAGTAA